The Myxococcaceae bacterium JPH2 genome has a window encoding:
- a CDS encoding outer membrane lipoprotein carrier protein LolA, whose translation MLLESLLVSLLAAPPTAATTPAAPQPPAAVADAKAGATVATPMDAGTPATPAARPAPKMAPEVKSLVDRMQAFYEKTGDFKANFKQDYKYKAFRRTQTSTGTVTYKKPGLMRWEYLVPSERTFVLAGNKVYSYEPAAQTLTVAAIDTSQLSASVTFLFGQGKLADEFAITKGECKDCKGTLLVLDPLKTEPRFRQVRLEVDPATAQVLKSTVVDPDGSENTVAFLDLKTNVGVSADSFKLNPPEGTRVDDFTKAAKKP comes from the coding sequence ATGCTGCTGGAATCCCTGCTCGTCTCGCTCCTCGCCGCGCCCCCGACGGCCGCCACGACCCCTGCGGCACCGCAGCCCCCCGCGGCCGTGGCCGATGCGAAGGCCGGCGCGACGGTGGCCACGCCGATGGATGCGGGCACCCCGGCCACTCCCGCGGCTCGCCCCGCCCCGAAGATGGCCCCCGAGGTGAAGTCGCTCGTGGACCGCATGCAGGCGTTCTACGAGAAGACGGGCGACTTCAAGGCCAACTTCAAGCAGGACTACAAGTACAAGGCCTTCCGCCGCACGCAGACTTCCACGGGCACGGTCACCTACAAGAAGCCGGGGCTGATGCGCTGGGAGTACCTGGTGCCCTCGGAGCGCACGTTCGTGCTCGCGGGCAACAAGGTGTACTCGTACGAGCCTGCCGCGCAGACGCTCACCGTGGCGGCGATCGACACCAGCCAGCTCTCCGCGTCGGTGACGTTCCTCTTCGGGCAGGGCAAGTTGGCCGACGAGTTCGCCATCACCAAGGGCGAGTGCAAGGACTGCAAGGGCACGCTGCTGGTGTTGGATCCGCTCAAGACCGAGCCGCGCTTCCGGCAGGTCCGCTTGGAGGTAGACCCCGCTACGGCGCAGGTCCTCAAGAGCACCGTGGTGGATCCGGATGGCAGCGAGAACACCGTCGCGTTCCTCGACCTGAAGACGAACGTGGGCGTGTCCGCGGACAGCTTCAAGCTGAACCCTCCCGAGGGCACGCGCGTGGACGACTTCACCAAGGCCGCGAAGAAGCCTTAG
- a CDS encoding RNA methyltransferase: MSGGGSRYERFEREPLAAEQFLLDVRKEKIDRVVSQRTRNFTVVLDRLEDSFNMAAVLRTCESMGVQEVHVVINPEAPFLPNSRVAQGCDKWLDVHQYKSFGECREHLKARGFSIYASALREGATSLYSLRFDTKFAMVFGNERQGVSDDVLAAVDGTFWVPMRGFSQSLNISAAASACVSRAIAWRDEHLGASGDLPAEDAAALRDRFYQLAIKQRKRLFKATQR; encoded by the coding sequence ATGTCGGGTGGTGGATCTCGATACGAGCGCTTCGAACGTGAGCCCCTCGCCGCCGAGCAGTTCCTGCTCGATGTGCGCAAGGAGAAGATCGACCGCGTCGTCAGTCAGCGCACGCGCAACTTCACGGTGGTGCTCGACCGACTCGAGGACAGCTTCAACATGGCCGCGGTGCTCCGCACCTGCGAGTCCATGGGCGTCCAAGAGGTCCACGTCGTCATCAACCCCGAGGCGCCGTTCCTGCCCAACTCCCGCGTGGCCCAAGGCTGCGACAAGTGGCTGGACGTGCACCAGTACAAGTCGTTCGGCGAGTGCCGCGAGCACCTCAAGGCTCGCGGCTTCAGCATCTACGCCTCGGCCCTTCGCGAGGGCGCGACCAGCCTCTACAGCCTGCGCTTCGACACGAAGTTCGCCATGGTGTTCGGCAACGAGCGCCAGGGCGTGAGCGACGACGTGCTCGCCGCCGTGGACGGGACGTTCTGGGTGCCCATGCGCGGGTTCAGCCAGAGCCTCAACATCTCCGCGGCTGCCTCGGCGTGCGTCAGCCGGGCGATCGCCTGGCGGGATGAGCACCTGGGGGCCTCGGGTGACCTGCCCGCCGAGGATGCGGCGGCGCTGCGAGACCGCTTCTACCAACTGGCCATCAAGCAGCGGAAGCGGCTGTTCAAGGCCACGCAACGGTGA
- the rpmA gene encoding 50S ribosomal protein L27, with translation MAHKKGQGSSRNGRDSNPQYRGVKVYGGEAVSAGSILVRQVGTVIHAGTNVKLGRDFTLYSVVDGVVKYERLGRDKKKVSVYPAEQPSA, from the coding sequence ATGGCCCATAAAAAGGGACAGGGTTCTTCGCGCAACGGGCGTGATTCCAACCCGCAGTACCGTGGCGTGAAGGTGTATGGCGGCGAGGCTGTTTCCGCCGGCAGCATCCTGGTTCGCCAGGTCGGCACGGTCATCCACGCCGGTACGAACGTGAAGCTCGGTCGCGACTTCACGCTGTACTCGGTGGTGGACGGCGTCGTGAAGTACGAGCGCCTTGGCCGCGACAAGAAGAAGGTCTCGGTCTACCCGGCCGAGCAGCCGAGCGCCTAG
- the rplU gene encoding 50S ribosomal protein L21: MYAVIRTGGKQYRVAEGDVLRIEKIAGDIGAEVTFNEILMLGGSESPKVGKPTVSGAKVVGKVLAQDKHRRVLHFRKEKEGWTRRRGHRQPYTEVKVTSISG, translated from the coding sequence ATGTACGCAGTCATTCGCACGGGCGGGAAGCAGTACCGCGTCGCCGAGGGCGATGTGCTCCGGATCGAGAAGATCGCGGGCGACATCGGCGCCGAGGTCACCTTCAACGAGATCCTCATGCTGGGCGGCTCCGAGTCCCCCAAGGTGGGGAAGCCGACGGTGTCGGGCGCCAAGGTCGTGGGCAAGGTCCTTGCCCAGGACAAGCACCGCCGCGTCCTCCATTTCCGCAAGGAGAAGGAGGGTTGGACGCGCCGCCGCGGCCACCGTCAGCCGTACACCGAGGTGAAGGTCACCTCCATCTCCGGCTAG
- the obgE gene encoding GTPase ObgE, with translation MKFVDEVRIFVKAGDGGNGSVSFRREKYIERGGPNGGDGGNGGSVIFVADPQLTTLLDYRYQQHHRAKNGEHGMGNDCNGRASEDMILKVPVGTLIRDEHTGELLKDLSEPGEQFVAAQGGRGGLGNMNFATSTRQTPRFAQEGTKGEEHTLRLELKLLADVGLLGFPNAGKSTFISRVSRARPKIADYPFTTLVPNLGMVQYKDHLSFVMADIPGIIEGASEGVGLGHQFLRHVERCKVLVHLIDMGVEGEGRSPLHDFDVLNEELAKYSAELSSKPQVVAANKLDLPDAQARLAEFTEALRARGIRVYPVSCATGEGMQSLMDSVAEVLFTGRTDKLHVEPPPQAKSTRKPNPSAKPAAKKASAASEAKPSTTKSPAKKMPAAKTAPVKKAGAKKPAAKAPVKKAGAKKPVAKAPVKKVAAKKASAKAALKKAPAKKAAAKKTPAKKAAAKKTPVKKAAAKKATRSRSGGRR, from the coding sequence ATGAAGTTCGTTGACGAGGTTCGCATCTTTGTGAAGGCCGGGGACGGCGGCAACGGCTCCGTCTCCTTCCGGCGGGAGAAGTACATCGAGCGCGGAGGGCCCAACGGGGGCGACGGCGGCAATGGTGGCTCCGTCATCTTCGTGGCGGATCCGCAGCTCACCACGCTGCTCGACTACCGGTACCAGCAGCACCACCGGGCGAAGAACGGCGAGCACGGGATGGGCAACGACTGCAACGGTCGGGCGTCCGAGGACATGATCCTCAAGGTTCCCGTGGGCACGCTGATCCGCGACGAGCACACCGGGGAGCTGCTCAAGGACCTGAGCGAGCCCGGCGAGCAGTTCGTCGCGGCGCAGGGTGGCCGAGGCGGCCTGGGCAACATGAACTTCGCCACCTCCACCCGGCAGACGCCGCGCTTCGCCCAGGAAGGCACGAAGGGCGAGGAGCACACGCTGCGCCTGGAGCTGAAGCTGCTGGCGGACGTGGGGCTTCTGGGCTTCCCCAACGCGGGCAAGAGCACGTTCATCTCTCGCGTGAGCCGCGCTCGGCCGAAGATCGCGGACTATCCCTTCACCACGCTCGTGCCGAACCTGGGCATGGTCCAGTACAAGGATCACCTGTCCTTCGTGATGGCGGACATCCCCGGCATCATCGAGGGGGCCAGCGAGGGCGTGGGCCTGGGGCACCAGTTCCTCCGGCACGTGGAGCGGTGCAAGGTGCTGGTGCACCTCATCGACATGGGCGTGGAGGGCGAGGGCCGCTCGCCGCTGCACGACTTCGACGTCCTCAACGAGGAGCTGGCGAAGTACAGCGCGGAGCTGTCCTCGAAGCCCCAGGTCGTGGCCGCCAACAAGTTGGATCTCCCGGATGCGCAGGCGCGCCTGGCGGAGTTCACCGAGGCCCTCCGTGCGCGCGGCATCCGCGTGTATCCGGTGTCGTGCGCCACGGGTGAGGGGATGCAGTCCCTGATGGACTCGGTGGCCGAGGTGCTCTTCACGGGACGGACGGACAAGCTCCACGTCGAGCCGCCGCCCCAGGCGAAGTCCACGCGCAAGCCCAACCCGAGCGCGAAGCCCGCCGCGAAGAAGGCGAGCGCTGCGTCCGAGGCGAAGCCGTCGACCACGAAGTCGCCCGCCAAGAAGATGCCTGCCGCGAAGACGGCACCGGTGAAGAAGGCCGGCGCGAAGAAGCCTGCGGCCAAGGCGCCGGTGAAGAAGGCCGGCGCGAAGAAGCCTGTGGCCAAGGCGCCGGTGAAGAAGGTCGCCGCGAAGAAGGCCTCGGCCAAGGCTGCGCTGAAGAAGGCGCCCGCGAAGAAGGCCGCGGCGAAGAAGACACCCGCGAAGAAGGCCGCGGCGAAGAAGACGCCCGTGAAGAAGGCCGCGGCGAAGAAGGCCACCCGGTCTCGGTCTGGCGGGAGGCGCTGA
- a CDS encoding protein kinase yields MAEVVSSDRACAACGWRHGLDTSCDTLVRPEGERGAGTPREPVLPEADPLLGTQLGSFRLTRRVGRGGMGSVYLGEHVSIGSRVAVKVLHEHLARYPELVSRFHAEARAVNLIGHENIVSIFDLNAQPPRPYLIMEYLEGAPLSAWVGTPLPCAAVVPVLAQVCDALHAAHARGIVHRDLKPDNVFMARRGRGTPFVKVLDFGIAKLADAGGPETHAGIIVGTPEYMAPEQASSRRLDGRADLYSLGVIAYQLVTGQLPFPDEGLAAQLVAHQVRSPPSPRELCPSVPIALERVILRTLAKAPEDRYPTASALRAALQQALSDAGPPAARPSQAIPSAPPAQPRPSPAQAPGAFSDGPARARPPLPVLRGVSGPASPLAGLMAARDASLVPWNKPEEAQAMASTPARARATEMSLRVVLRPGETPMVLTGSDLSRGGLFLHTGGALPAMFSRVEVLLPLGGEPVPVLCEVVRHVSSEQARAWSMPPGFGVQFTAPSPGLRAGVERLLRGDESGPALQLPGDDGDADRVLAIHERRLSGDHYTVLGLAPDADMDATRARARGAWASLEALRHRPLSRTQLTRLATIQTRVREAGETLGLPVRRALYDARLGNPRGVARCLEAGLTATQLEALRREHLAQYPHAAGAARVHFLIGSALERDGQLARALEAYERGLARDPLELELHQRYRVVRRALAAKKDAKGENEEARPPGQGAGLRKPTG; encoded by the coding sequence ATGGCCGAGGTGGTGAGCAGCGACCGCGCGTGTGCGGCGTGCGGCTGGCGACACGGGTTGGACACGTCATGTGACACCCTGGTGCGGCCAGAGGGCGAGCGAGGCGCAGGAACGCCCCGGGAGCCCGTGCTCCCCGAGGCGGATCCGTTGTTGGGCACCCAGCTTGGGAGCTTCCGGCTGACACGTCGCGTTGGGCGCGGCGGGATGGGGTCCGTGTACCTGGGGGAGCACGTCTCCATTGGCAGCCGGGTGGCGGTGAAGGTGCTGCACGAGCACCTGGCCCGCTATCCGGAGCTGGTGTCGCGCTTCCACGCGGAGGCGCGGGCGGTGAATCTGATCGGCCACGAGAACATCGTCAGCATCTTCGACCTGAACGCGCAGCCGCCGCGCCCATACCTCATCATGGAGTACCTGGAGGGTGCGCCCCTGTCCGCGTGGGTGGGCACGCCCTTGCCGTGCGCGGCGGTGGTGCCGGTGCTGGCGCAGGTCTGTGATGCGCTGCACGCGGCCCACGCGCGGGGAATCGTCCACCGCGACCTCAAGCCGGACAACGTCTTCATGGCGCGACGAGGGCGGGGGACGCCGTTCGTGAAGGTGTTGGACTTCGGCATCGCCAAGCTGGCGGACGCGGGTGGCCCGGAGACGCACGCGGGCATCATCGTGGGCACGCCGGAGTACATGGCACCGGAGCAGGCCTCCAGCCGGCGGTTGGATGGGCGCGCGGACCTGTACTCGCTGGGGGTCATCGCGTACCAACTCGTCACGGGGCAGTTGCCCTTTCCGGACGAGGGGCTCGCGGCCCAGCTCGTGGCCCATCAGGTGCGGTCTCCCCCGTCTCCGCGCGAGCTGTGTCCCAGCGTCCCCATCGCGCTGGAGCGGGTCATCCTGCGCACGCTGGCCAAGGCCCCCGAGGATCGCTACCCCACGGCCTCCGCCTTGCGCGCGGCCTTGCAGCAGGCGCTCTCCGACGCGGGACCGCCCGCCGCGCGGCCCTCCCAGGCGATTCCCTCCGCACCGCCCGCGCAGCCTCGTCCATCGCCTGCCCAGGCCCCTGGGGCGTTCTCGGATGGCCCCGCGCGAGCGCGCCCGCCCCTGCCTGTGCTGCGTGGTGTGTCCGGGCCGGCGTCGCCGCTGGCGGGCTTGATGGCGGCGCGAGATGCCTCCCTGGTGCCCTGGAACAAGCCCGAGGAGGCCCAGGCAATGGCCTCCACGCCCGCGCGGGCCCGGGCCACGGAGATGTCGCTGCGGGTGGTGCTGCGCCCTGGGGAGACCCCCATGGTGCTGACGGGCTCGGACCTGTCGCGGGGCGGGTTGTTCCTCCACACGGGTGGGGCGCTGCCGGCGATGTTCTCGCGGGTGGAGGTGCTGCTGCCGCTGGGGGGCGAGCCGGTTCCGGTGCTGTGCGAGGTGGTGCGCCACGTGTCCTCGGAGCAGGCGCGAGCGTGGAGCATGCCGCCGGGATTCGGAGTCCAGTTCACCGCGCCCTCGCCGGGGCTGCGGGCTGGAGTGGAGCGGCTCCTGAGGGGAGACGAGTCAGGCCCCGCGCTCCAGTTGCCCGGGGACGATGGCGATGCGGACCGCGTGTTGGCGATCCACGAGCGGCGGTTGTCGGGAGACCACTACACCGTGCTGGGGCTCGCCCCGGACGCGGACATGGATGCCACCCGGGCCCGGGCGCGCGGAGCGTGGGCCTCCCTGGAGGCCCTCCGCCATCGGCCGTTGTCGCGCACGCAGCTCACCCGGCTGGCGACCATCCAGACGCGTGTCCGGGAGGCCGGGGAGACCTTGGGGCTGCCGGTCCGGCGGGCGCTGTACGACGCGCGGCTGGGGAACCCCCGAGGCGTGGCGCGCTGCCTGGAAGCCGGGCTGACCGCCACGCAGCTGGAGGCGCTGAGGCGCGAGCACCTGGCCCAGTACCCCCACGCGGCGGGCGCCGCCCGGGTCCACTTCCTCATCGGGAGCGCGCTGGAGCGCGATGGCCAGCTGGCGCGGGCGCTGGAGGCCTATGAGCGCGGGCTGGCGCGTGATCCGCTCGAGTTGGAGCTGCATCAGCGCTACCGCGTCGTCCGGCGGGCCCTGGCCGCGAAGAAGGACGCGAAGGGCGAAAATGAAGAAGCCCGACCCCCTGGACAGGGAGCCGGGCTTCGCAAGCCCACGGGGTGA